A DNA window from Methylobacterium sp. NMS14P contains the following coding sequences:
- the rnd gene encoding ribonuclease D: protein MDLITTTDALRQICTRLAEQPFVTVDTEFMRETTYYPKLCLIQMAAPDGTGVLVDPLAPGIDLEPFIALMADERTVKVFHSARQDLEIIWLIGGILPHPFFDTQVAAMVCGYGDSVSYEQLVNDVAKAKIDKSSRFTDWSRRPLSEAQLTYALSDVTHLVKIYEVLVAELLRTDRGAWLDEEMGVLTSPETYRADPAQAWRRLSGRMRKPREIAVLMEVAAWRESEAQTRNVPRGRVLKDEAVIDIASAAPRSAEALGRLRTIPAGFERSRTGADIVAAVERGLARDTSAVRMPERVRRSGGNGAIVELLKVLLKAVCEAEGVAPKIIATVDDLEAVADDDAAEVPALQGWRRTLFGDKALALKQGRLALSVESGRIVVRPLEAEPATAGSDTAG from the coding sequence ATGGACCTGATCACCACCACTGACGCGCTGCGCCAGATCTGCACACGTCTCGCCGAGCAGCCCTTCGTGACCGTCGACACGGAGTTCATGCGCGAGACGACGTATTATCCGAAACTGTGCCTGATCCAGATGGCGGCACCGGACGGCACCGGCGTCCTGGTCGATCCGCTGGCGCCCGGGATCGACCTCGAGCCGTTCATCGCGCTCATGGCCGACGAGCGCACCGTGAAGGTGTTCCACTCCGCCCGCCAGGACCTGGAGATCATCTGGCTGATCGGCGGGATCCTGCCGCACCCGTTCTTCGACACGCAGGTCGCCGCCATGGTCTGCGGCTACGGCGATTCCGTCTCGTACGAGCAGCTCGTCAACGACGTCGCCAAGGCCAAGATCGACAAGTCGTCCCGCTTCACCGACTGGTCGCGGCGCCCGCTCTCGGAGGCGCAGCTGACCTACGCGCTGTCCGACGTCACCCACTTGGTGAAGATCTACGAGGTCCTCGTCGCCGAGTTGCTGCGGACCGACCGCGGCGCCTGGCTCGACGAGGAGATGGGGGTGCTGACATCACCCGAGACCTACCGCGCCGATCCCGCCCAGGCGTGGCGGCGCCTCTCCGGCCGGATGCGCAAGCCGCGCGAGATCGCCGTGCTGATGGAGGTGGCGGCCTGGCGCGAGAGCGAGGCGCAGACGCGCAACGTCCCGCGCGGGCGCGTCCTGAAGGATGAGGCGGTCATCGATATCGCGTCGGCGGCGCCGCGGAGCGCGGAGGCGCTCGGGCGTCTCCGGACCATTCCGGCGGGCTTCGAGCGCTCGCGGACGGGAGCCGACATCGTCGCCGCCGTCGAGCGCGGCCTCGCCCGCGACACGAGCGCCGTCCGGATGCCCGAGCGCGTGCGGCGGAGCGGCGGAAACGGCGCGATCGTCGAGCTGCTGAAGGTCCTGCTGAAGGCGGTCTGCGAGGCCGAGGGCGTCGCGCCCAAGATCATCGCCACGGTCGACGATCTGGAAGCGGTCGCCGACGACGACGCCGCCGAGGTCCCGGCGCTGCAGGGGTGGCGCCGGACGCTGTTCGGTGACAAGGCTCTGGCACTGAAGCAGGGCCGGCTGGCCCTCTCGGTCGAGTCCGGTCGCATCGTGGTTCGCCCTCTGGAGGCAGAGCCCGCGACCGCCGGCTCCGACACGGCCGGGTGA
- the aspS gene encoding aspartate--tRNA ligase: MHRYRSHTCGALRPSDVGQSVRLSGWCHRIRDHGGVLFVDLRDHYGLTQCVIDSDSPAFKAAEAVRSEWVVRIDGRVRTRPAGTENAELPTGAVEVYIDDLEVLGPAGELPLPVFGDLEYPEETRLRYRFLDLRREKLHANIMKRGAIIDSLRRRMREGGFFEFQTPILTASSPEGARDYLVPSRVHPGKFYALPQAPQQFKQLTMIAGFDRYFQIAPCFRDEDARADRSPGEFYQLDIEMSFVTQEDVFQAVEPVLRGVFEEFAEGKRVTKEFPRITYADSMLKYGVDKPDLRNPLIIADVSDLFAREDVAFKAFKGVIASGGVVRAIPATGAASQPRSFFDKLNDWARSEGAPGLGYVVFEEENGQLSGKGPIAKFIPAEVQALIAERAGARAGDAVFFSAGPEAKAAGLAGKARVRVGDELGLCDKDQYAFCWITDFPMYEWSEEEKRIDFSHNPFSMPNIDREEFLALDLDALAGEDESGANTKRILDIKAFQYDIVCNGVELSSGAIRNHRPDVMEKAFAIAGYGHEVLEQKFGGMLNALRMGAPPHGGIAPGVDRIVMLLCNEPNIREVVLFPMNQRAEDLMMGAPSEATPKQLRELHIRLNLPEKKA; this comes from the coding sequence ATGCACCGTTACCGTTCCCACACCTGCGGGGCGCTTCGCCCGTCCGACGTCGGGCAGAGTGTCCGCCTCTCCGGCTGGTGCCACCGCATCCGCGACCACGGGGGCGTGCTGTTCGTGGATCTGCGGGACCATTACGGCCTGACGCAGTGCGTGATCGATTCCGACTCACCGGCGTTCAAGGCCGCTGAGGCCGTGCGCTCGGAATGGGTCGTGCGGATCGACGGTCGCGTCCGCACGCGCCCGGCCGGCACCGAGAATGCAGAACTGCCGACCGGCGCGGTCGAGGTCTACATCGACGACCTCGAGGTGCTGGGCCCGGCGGGCGAGCTGCCGCTGCCGGTCTTCGGCGACCTCGAGTACCCGGAGGAGACGCGGCTCCGGTACCGCTTCCTCGACCTGCGCCGGGAGAAGCTCCACGCCAACATCATGAAGCGCGGCGCGATCATCGACTCGCTCCGCCGCCGGATGCGCGAGGGCGGCTTCTTCGAGTTCCAGACCCCGATCCTGACCGCGTCCAGCCCCGAGGGCGCGCGCGACTACCTCGTGCCGTCGCGGGTCCACCCCGGCAAGTTCTACGCCCTCCCGCAGGCGCCGCAGCAGTTCAAGCAGCTGACGATGATCGCGGGCTTCGACCGCTACTTCCAGATCGCGCCCTGCTTCCGCGACGAGGACGCCCGCGCCGACCGCTCGCCGGGCGAGTTCTACCAGCTCGACATCGAGATGAGCTTCGTCACCCAGGAGGACGTGTTCCAGGCAGTGGAGCCGGTGCTGCGCGGCGTGTTCGAGGAGTTCGCCGAGGGCAAGCGCGTCACCAAGGAATTCCCGCGGATCACCTACGCGGACTCGATGCTCAAGTACGGCGTCGACAAGCCGGACCTGCGCAACCCGCTGATCATCGCCGACGTCTCCGACCTGTTCGCCCGCGAGGACGTGGCCTTCAAGGCGTTCAAGGGCGTGATCGCCTCCGGCGGCGTGGTCCGGGCGATCCCGGCGACCGGCGCGGCGAGCCAGCCGCGCTCGTTCTTCGACAAGCTCAACGACTGGGCCCGCTCCGAGGGCGCGCCCGGCCTCGGCTACGTCGTGTTCGAGGAGGAGAACGGCCAGCTCTCCGGCAAGGGGCCGATCGCCAAGTTCATCCCCGCCGAGGTCCAGGCGCTGATCGCCGAGCGGGCCGGCGCGAGGGCCGGCGACGCGGTGTTCTTCTCCGCCGGTCCCGAGGCCAAGGCGGCCGGGCTCGCCGGCAAGGCCCGCGTCCGCGTCGGCGACGAGCTGGGTCTCTGCGACAAGGACCAGTACGCGTTCTGCTGGATCACCGACTTCCCGATGTACGAGTGGAGCGAGGAGGAGAAGCGGATCGACTTCTCCCACAACCCGTTCTCGATGCCGAACATCGACCGCGAGGAGTTCCTGGCGCTCGACCTCGACGCCCTCGCCGGCGAGGACGAGAGCGGCGCGAACACCAAGCGGATCCTGGACATCAAGGCGTTCCAGTACGACATCGTCTGCAACGGCGTGGAGCTGTCCTCGGGCGCGATCCGCAACCACCGTCCGGACGTGATGGAGAAGGCCTTCGCGATCGCGGGCTACGGCCACGAGGTGCTGGAGCAGAAGTTCGGCGGCATGCTGAACGCCCTGCGCATGGGCGCCCCGCCGCACGGCGGCATCGCGCCGGGCGTGGACCGCATCGTCATGCTCCTGTGCAACGAGCCGAACATCCGCGAGGTGGTGCTGTTCCCGATGAACCAGCGCGCCGAGGACCTGATGATGGGTGCGCCCTCCGAGGCGACCCCCAAGCAGCTGCGCGAGCTGCACATCCGCCTCAACCTGCCCGAGAAGAAGGCCTGA
- the xoxF1 gene encoding lanthanide-dependent methanol dehydrogenase XoxF1 (Multiple clades of rare earth element (REE)-dependent methanol dehydrogenases have been described, XoxF1 through XoxF5 at least, in methylotrophs. Multiple XoxF paralogs may be found encoded in the same genome, and the REE-dependent enzymes may be preferred to calcium-dependent versions. Members of this family fall within the clade named XoxF1, a La3+-dependent family.) encodes MRAVHLLALGAGVAAVAAPALANESVMKGIANPAEQVLQTVDYANTRYSKLDQINAKNVKDLQVAWTFSTGVLRGHEGSPLVVGNIMYVHTPFPNIVYALDLDHEAKIIWKYEPKQDPSVIPVMCCDTVNRGLAYADGAILLHQADTTLVSLDAKTGKVNWSVVNGDPKKGETNTATVLPVKDKVIVGISGGEFGVQCHVTAYDLKTGKKVWRGYSEGPDDQLIVDPEKTTSLGKPIGKDSSLKTWEGDQWKTGGGCTWGWFSYDPKLDLMYYGSGNPSTWNPKQRPGDNKWSMTIWARNPDTGMAKWVYQMTPHDEWDYDGINEMILTDQKIDGKEQPLLTHFDRNGFGYTLNRADGTLLVAEKFDPAVNWATKVDMDKGSKNYGRPLVVSKYSTEQNGEDTNSKGICPAALGTKDQQPAAFSPKTNLFYVPTNHVCMDYEPFRVTYTPGQPYVGATLSMYPAPNSHGGMGNFIAWDGVNGKIKWTNPEQFSVWSGALATAGDVVFYGTLEGYLKAVDDKTGKELFKFKTPSGIIGNVMTYQHKGKQYVGVLSGVGGWAGIGLAAGLTDPNAGLGAVGGYAALSQYTNLGGQLTVFALPN; translated from the coding sequence ATGAGAGCGGTACATCTCCTTGCGCTCGGCGCAGGTGTCGCGGCCGTCGCCGCGCCGGCGCTGGCCAATGAAAGCGTCATGAAGGGCATCGCCAACCCGGCGGAACAGGTTCTTCAGACGGTAGATTACGCGAATACGCGTTACTCGAAGCTCGACCAGATCAACGCCAAGAACGTCAAGGACCTGCAGGTCGCCTGGACGTTCTCGACCGGCGTGCTGCGCGGCCACGAGGGCTCGCCGCTCGTCGTCGGCAACATTATGTACGTGCACACGCCGTTCCCGAACATCGTGTACGCCCTCGACCTCGACCACGAGGCGAAGATCATCTGGAAGTACGAGCCGAAGCAGGATCCGTCGGTGATCCCGGTCATGTGCTGTGACACGGTCAACCGTGGTCTGGCCTACGCCGACGGCGCCATCCTCCTGCACCAGGCCGACACCACCCTCGTGTCGCTCGACGCCAAGACCGGCAAGGTCAACTGGTCGGTCGTGAACGGCGACCCGAAGAAGGGCGAGACCAACACCGCGACGGTTCTGCCGGTCAAGGACAAGGTCATCGTCGGCATCTCGGGCGGCGAGTTCGGCGTGCAGTGCCACGTCACCGCCTACGACCTGAAGACCGGCAAGAAGGTGTGGCGCGGCTACTCCGAGGGCCCGGACGATCAGCTGATCGTCGACCCGGAGAAGACCACCTCGCTCGGCAAGCCGATCGGCAAGGACTCCTCGCTGAAGACCTGGGAAGGCGATCAGTGGAAGACCGGCGGCGGCTGCACCTGGGGCTGGTTCTCGTACGACCCCAAGCTCGACCTGATGTACTACGGCTCGGGCAACCCCTCGACCTGGAACCCCAAGCAGCGTCCGGGCGACAACAAGTGGTCCATGACCATCTGGGCGCGTAACCCGGACACCGGCATGGCCAAGTGGGTCTACCAGATGACCCCCCACGACGAGTGGGACTATGACGGCATCAACGAGATGATCCTCACGGATCAGAAGATCGACGGCAAGGAGCAGCCGCTCCTGACGCACTTCGACCGTAACGGCTTCGGCTACACGCTGAACCGCGCGGACGGCACCCTCCTCGTCGCTGAGAAGTTCGACCCGGCCGTCAACTGGGCGACCAAGGTCGACATGGACAAGGGCTCGAAGAACTACGGCCGTCCGCTGGTCGTGTCGAAGTACTCGACCGAGCAGAACGGTGAGGACACCAACTCCAAGGGCATCTGCCCGGCGGCGCTGGGCACCAAGGATCAGCAGCCTGCGGCCTTCTCGCCGAAGACCAACCTGTTCTACGTGCCCACCAACCACGTCTGCATGGACTACGAGCCGTTCCGGGTGACCTACACCCCGGGCCAGCCCTACGTCGGTGCGACCCTCTCGATGTACCCGGCCCCGAACTCGCACGGCGGCATGGGCAACTTCATCGCGTGGGACGGCGTCAACGGCAAGATCAAGTGGACCAACCCCGAGCAGTTCTCGGTGTGGTCCGGTGCTCTGGCCACCGCTGGCGACGTCGTGTTCTACGGCACGCTTGAGGGCTACCTGAAGGCTGTCGACGACAAGACCGGCAAGGAGCTGTTCAAGTTCAAGACCCCGTCGGGCATCATCGGCAACGTGATGACCTACCAGCACAAGGGCAAGCAGTACGTGGGCGTCCTCTCGGGCGTCGGCGGCTGGGCCGGCATCGGCCTCGCGGCCGGCCTGACCGACCCGAACGCCGGTCTCGGCGCGGTGGGTGGCTACGCGGCTCTGTCGCAGTACACCAACCTCGGCGGCCAGCTGACGGTCTTCGCCCTGCCGAACTAA